In Streptomyces canus, one DNA window encodes the following:
- a CDS encoding SDR family NAD(P)-dependent oxidoreductase — translation MELGLTGAKALVTGASRGIGRAIAETLAAEGCALALCARGEEGLAKAAAELRAEGATVFAEPVDVTDPAALAGFVERAAGELGGLDLLVSNVSAGNVKGPESWEASLRGDLIPFAGLVEAALPHLEASDRAAVVAIGTTNASDTARPAGANSYSALKAAVVQHASALAHALAPKGIRVNTVSPGPIDFPGGAWETIRTSRPEVYEEVLAKLPIGRYGTAEDVAAAVAFLLGRTGSFCVGVNLVVDGGLLTRVQY, via the coding sequence ATGGAACTGGGACTGACAGGCGCGAAGGCGCTGGTGACCGGTGCGAGCCGGGGTATCGGCCGGGCGATCGCCGAGACCCTGGCCGCCGAGGGTTGTGCGCTGGCCCTGTGCGCCCGGGGCGAGGAAGGGCTGGCCAAGGCGGCCGCCGAACTGCGGGCCGAAGGGGCCACCGTCTTCGCGGAACCGGTCGACGTCACCGACCCGGCCGCCCTCGCGGGCTTCGTCGAGCGCGCGGCCGGTGAACTCGGCGGACTGGACCTGCTGGTGTCCAATGTCTCGGCGGGCAACGTCAAAGGGCCCGAGTCGTGGGAGGCCAGCCTGCGCGGCGACCTGATCCCGTTCGCCGGACTCGTCGAGGCGGCCCTTCCCCATCTTGAGGCCTCCGACCGGGCCGCCGTCGTGGCCATCGGCACCACCAACGCCTCCGACACCGCCCGCCCGGCGGGCGCCAACTCCTACTCCGCGCTGAAGGCCGCCGTCGTCCAGCACGCCTCGGCCCTCGCCCATGCCCTCGCCCCGAAGGGCATCCGCGTCAACACCGTCTCGCCCGGCCCGATCGACTTCCCCGGCGGCGCGTGGGAGACCATCCGCACCAGCCGCCCGGAGGTCTACGAGGAGGTGCTCGCCAAGCTGCCGATCGGCCGCTACGGCACCGCCGAGGACGTGGCCGCGGCGGTGGCGTTCCTGCTCGGCCGGACGGGCTCCTTCTGTGTCGGAGTCAACCTCGTGGTGGACGGCGGGCTGCTGACCCGCGTCCAGTACTGA
- a CDS encoding ThuA domain-containing protein, translated as MAGPAGRLDAVLVCGGRWHDFDHARLRLLEMLGDHPRVRTRVYQDYDCLPALEQADLLVSYTCDVRPRPAQRDALARFTARGGRWLALHGTNAVIEASAPGGSRMFSTPRLLGQLADVLGSQFLAHPPIEPYEVRVTRPDHPLVAGIEPFTVTDELYVCELHGELEVLLHAEFTGPCRGFEEGDTAARDGEPRPVLYLKRHGLGEVCYFTLGHCRGRYDMQDLGVDDTRRVDRGPWETPEFLTVLGRCLERAVGAERPVTEAALPSA; from the coding sequence GTGGCGGGCCCGGCGGGCCGCCTGGACGCCGTACTGGTCTGCGGCGGCAGATGGCACGACTTCGACCACGCGCGGCTCAGGCTGCTGGAGATGCTGGGCGACCATCCCCGGGTGCGCACCAGGGTCTACCAGGACTACGACTGTCTCCCCGCGCTGGAGCAGGCGGATCTGCTGGTCAGCTACACCTGCGATGTGCGGCCCCGCCCGGCGCAGCGGGACGCGCTGGCACGCTTCACCGCGCGGGGCGGGCGCTGGCTCGCCCTGCACGGCACCAACGCGGTGATCGAGGCGTCCGCTCCCGGTGGATCCCGGATGTTCTCCACCCCCCGGCTGCTCGGGCAGCTGGCCGACGTGCTCGGCAGCCAGTTCCTGGCGCACCCGCCCATCGAGCCGTACGAGGTGCGCGTGACCCGGCCCGACCATCCGCTGGTCGCCGGGATCGAACCGTTCACCGTCACCGACGAGCTGTACGTGTGCGAGCTGCACGGGGAGCTGGAAGTGCTGCTGCACGCCGAGTTCACCGGGCCGTGCCGCGGCTTCGAGGAGGGCGACACGGCGGCGCGGGACGGCGAGCCCCGTCCCGTCCTCTATCTGAAACGGCACGGTCTCGGCGAGGTCTGCTACTTCACCCTCGGCCACTGCCGGGGCCGGTACGACATGCAGGACCTCGGTGTGGACGACACCCGGCGCGTGGACCGGGGGCCCTGGGAGACCCCGGAGTTCCTGACGGTGCTCGGGCGGTGTCTGGAGCGGGCCGTGGGCGCGGAGCGTCCGGTCACCGAAGCGGCACTCCCCTCGGCCTGA
- a CDS encoding acyl-CoA dehydrogenase family protein: MSQPDPDAWRRQVRQWLATVLEPAPAPQSTAQAADLAVFHNLPEDEERLLLDRCRAYQRARFDAGYQALTLPEDKGGAGLSAAHVAVFAQEESAFEVPPSTELISVTVRLVAMAVSLFGTDEQRRDHARAFLRTDLLACQLFSEPGAGSDLAALRTRARQDGDEWVIDGQKVWTSGAQFADYGLLLARTDPDVVKQAGITAFLVPMDAPGVEVRPIRQMSGGTSFNEVFLSGVRVPDRLRIGRPGQGWEVANATLAFERTASGSGNRRKGGTFPDVLALARSLGRTGDPLVRQRLADLYVRAALRAATVDRVARTSAAGGRPGPEASLTKLMASELLTRTGQVAAELMGARISADTGEPGTFAWTQHLLGAPGYRLAGGTDQIQRNLIGERVLKLPPEPRVDRAPFSQLPGD; the protein is encoded by the coding sequence ATGTCCCAGCCCGATCCGGACGCATGGCGTCGGCAGGTCCGGCAGTGGCTGGCCACGGTGCTCGAACCGGCGCCGGCGCCGCAGTCCACCGCACAGGCCGCCGACCTCGCCGTGTTCCACAACCTCCCGGAGGACGAGGAACGCCTCCTGCTGGATCGCTGCCGCGCCTATCAGCGGGCCCGCTTCGACGCCGGCTACCAGGCGCTGACACTCCCCGAGGACAAGGGCGGCGCGGGCCTGAGCGCCGCGCACGTGGCGGTCTTCGCCCAGGAGGAGTCCGCGTTCGAGGTGCCGCCGTCCACCGAGCTGATCAGTGTCACGGTGCGCCTGGTCGCGATGGCCGTCTCCCTGTTCGGGACGGACGAGCAACGCCGCGACCACGCCCGCGCGTTCCTGCGCACCGACCTGCTGGCCTGCCAGCTCTTCAGCGAACCCGGCGCCGGCTCCGACCTCGCGGCCCTGCGCACCCGGGCCCGGCAGGACGGTGACGAGTGGGTGATCGACGGCCAGAAGGTGTGGACCTCGGGCGCCCAGTTCGCCGACTACGGTCTGCTGCTCGCCCGTACCGACCCGGACGTCGTCAAACAGGCCGGCATCACCGCCTTCCTGGTCCCGATGGACGCCCCCGGAGTGGAGGTGCGCCCCATCCGGCAGATGAGCGGCGGCACCTCCTTCAACGAGGTGTTCCTCAGCGGCGTACGCGTCCCGGACCGGCTCCGGATCGGGCGGCCGGGCCAGGGCTGGGAGGTCGCCAACGCCACCCTCGCCTTCGAGCGGACCGCCTCCGGCAGCGGCAACCGTCGCAAGGGCGGCACCTTCCCGGACGTCCTCGCGCTCGCCCGCTCCCTCGGCCGGACCGGGGATCCACTGGTCCGCCAGCGCCTGGCCGACCTGTACGTCCGTGCCGCCCTGCGCGCGGCCACCGTCGACCGCGTCGCCAGGACGAGCGCCGCCGGCGGCCGGCCGGGTCCGGAGGCCTCGTTGACCAAACTCATGGCCTCCGAACTGCTCACCCGCACCGGCCAGGTCGCCGCCGAGCTGATGGGGGCGCGGATCAGCGCCGACACCGGGGAACCGGGCACCTTCGCCTGGACCCAGCATCTGCTCGGCGCCCCCGGCTACCGGCTGGCCGGAGGCACCGACCAGATCCAGCGCAACCTGATCGGCGAACGGGTGCTCAAGCTGCCGCCGGAACCCCGGGTGGACCGGGCGCCGTTCTCACAGCTTCCCGGCGACTAA
- a CDS encoding 3-hydroxybutyryl-CoA dehydrogenase, giving the protein MDPVTRLGVVGCGLMGSGIAEVAARSGIDVRVAEATHDAVEAGRRRLTASLDRGLRRGKLSEEQRDQTLARLSFTRDLGDMADRQFVVEAVAENRDIKTGVLRDLDKAIEDPTAVLATNTSSIPVVDLAVVTQRPERVIGLHFFNPVPVQQLVEVIPSLVTGADTVRRTRGFAEQLGKQAIQAPDRSGFVVNALLVPYLLSAVRMVESGSARPDDIDRGMELGCAHPMGPLSLLDLIGLDTAQAVAESMYEEYKEPLYAPPALLRRMVAAGHLGRKSGRGFHTYDS; this is encoded by the coding sequence ATGGATCCCGTCACCCGTCTCGGCGTCGTCGGATGCGGCCTCATGGGCTCCGGCATCGCCGAAGTCGCCGCCCGCAGCGGCATCGACGTCCGTGTCGCCGAGGCCACGCATGACGCGGTCGAGGCAGGCCGCCGCCGACTCACCGCCTCCCTCGACCGAGGCCTACGGCGCGGCAAGCTCAGCGAGGAACAACGCGACCAGACCCTCGCCCGGCTCTCCTTCACCCGTGACCTCGGTGACATGGCCGACCGCCAGTTCGTCGTCGAGGCCGTCGCCGAGAACCGCGACATCAAGACCGGTGTCCTGCGCGACCTGGACAAGGCGATCGAAGACCCCACGGCGGTCCTGGCCACCAACACCTCCTCGATCCCCGTCGTCGATCTCGCCGTCGTCACCCAGCGGCCCGAACGGGTCATCGGCCTGCACTTCTTCAACCCCGTCCCCGTGCAGCAGCTGGTCGAGGTCATCCCCTCCCTCGTCACCGGCGCGGACACGGTGCGACGGACCCGCGGCTTCGCCGAACAGCTGGGCAAACAGGCCATCCAGGCGCCCGACCGTTCCGGCTTCGTCGTCAACGCCCTCCTCGTGCCCTACCTGCTCAGCGCGGTACGCATGGTGGAGTCGGGCTCCGCACGGCCGGACGACATCGACCGGGGCATGGAACTCGGGTGCGCGCACCCCATGGGGCCGCTGAGCCTGCTCGACCTCATCGGCCTCGACACGGCCCAGGCCGTGGCCGAGTCGATGTACGAGGAGTACAAGGAGCCGCTGTACGCACCGCCCGCCCTCCTGCGCCGGATGGTCGCCGCGGGTCACCTCGGCCGCAAGAGCGGCCGCGGGTTTCACACCTACGACAGCTGA
- a CDS encoding AMP-binding protein encodes MSLLPLDRRAQETPEEPALADDLGVLSWSGLADQVARAAARLLEIAPGPGDRIAVLGDNAIPTLVAHLAGLRAGVGTVATSRNLTSGELVDQIIDAGVTGIVAGPAGAGAALDAARELGLPIVTHGTPPAGHAFDWDKWLATAPAGRTLPTDRPARPPLVYTSGTTGRARGTEVRWVSGPVADCSAYLTAMSARPGFPPGPHLVCGPLQHNAPLTSLRHLAAGQPVVVLGRYDAESFLSRVQKWQVSSTVMVPTHFQRLLALPEDIRARYDVSSLRQVSHTGSACPPDVKRAMIDWFGPVLTESYGASEAGTVARISSTEWLAHPGSVGRARPPFEVLVTGDDGRRLPPGEHGLLAFRAPEDQGVRYHADPDKTRSAYLSPGVFTLGDIGYIDSDGYIFITDRAADVVVSGGVNLYPAESEAVLRRHPAVVEVAVIGVPDPDFGESLRALVVVAGDEPPADELDAFCRERLAAYKCPKSYEVVPELLRNAMGKLDKRAMRRPYWGSERTIAG; translated from the coding sequence ATGTCGCTGCTGCCACTCGACCGTCGCGCCCAGGAGACACCCGAGGAGCCCGCCCTGGCGGACGACCTGGGGGTGCTGTCCTGGTCCGGCCTCGCCGACCAGGTGGCCCGGGCGGCGGCCCGGCTGCTGGAGATCGCGCCCGGTCCCGGCGACCGGATCGCCGTCCTCGGCGACAACGCGATTCCGACGCTGGTGGCCCATCTGGCGGGCCTGCGCGCCGGAGTGGGGACCGTGGCCACGTCCCGGAACCTCACCTCGGGCGAACTCGTCGACCAGATCATCGACGCGGGGGTGACCGGCATCGTCGCGGGACCGGCCGGCGCGGGTGCCGCCCTCGACGCGGCCCGGGAACTGGGCCTGCCGATCGTGACGCACGGAACGCCACCAGCCGGGCACGCGTTCGACTGGGACAAGTGGCTGGCCACCGCGCCCGCCGGACGCACCCTCCCGACGGACCGGCCCGCCCGGCCTCCGCTCGTGTACACCTCGGGAACCACCGGACGAGCGCGCGGCACCGAGGTGCGCTGGGTGAGCGGCCCCGTCGCCGACTGCTCCGCCTACCTCACCGCGATGTCCGCCCGGCCCGGATTCCCGCCGGGACCCCACCTGGTGTGCGGCCCCCTGCAGCACAACGCCCCACTGACCTCGCTGCGGCACCTGGCGGCCGGTCAGCCGGTGGTCGTCCTCGGCAGATACGACGCGGAGTCGTTCCTCAGCCGGGTGCAGAAGTGGCAGGTCTCCTCGACGGTGATGGTGCCCACCCATTTCCAACGGCTGCTCGCCCTCCCGGAAGACATCCGCGCCCGGTACGACGTCTCCAGCCTGCGGCAGGTCTCCCACACCGGCTCCGCGTGCCCGCCGGACGTGAAGCGCGCCATGATCGACTGGTTCGGTCCGGTGCTGACCGAGTCGTACGGCGCCAGCGAAGCCGGAACCGTGGCGCGCATCAGCAGCACCGAATGGCTGGCGCACCCCGGCTCGGTCGGGCGTGCCCGGCCTCCGTTCGAGGTCCTGGTCACCGGTGACGACGGCCGGCGACTGCCCCCCGGGGAGCACGGGCTGCTGGCTTTCCGGGCCCCCGAGGACCAGGGCGTCCGCTACCACGCGGACCCGGACAAGACCAGATCCGCCTACCTCTCCCCCGGCGTCTTCACGCTCGGCGACATCGGCTACATCGACTCCGACGGCTACATCTTCATCACCGACCGGGCCGCGGATGTCGTGGTCTCCGGCGGCGTGAACCTGTACCCGGCCGAGAGCGAGGCGGTCCTGCGCCGGCACCCGGCGGTCGTCGAGGTCGCCGTGATCGGCGTGCCCGACCCGGACTTCGGCGAGTCGCTGCGGGCGCTGGTCGTGGTGGCCGGGGACGAGCCGCCCGCCGACGAGCTGGACGCCTTCTGCCGCGAGCGCCTCGCCGCCTACAAGTGCCCGAAGTCGTACGAGGTCGTTCCCGAGCTGCTGCGCAACGCGATGGGCAAGCTCGACAAACGCGCGATGCGCCGCCCCTACTGGGGCTCGGAACGGACCATCGCCGGCTGA
- a CDS encoding PDR/VanB family oxidoreductase, which translates to MNDQLPPAPTTLTVAARTLAADGVVSLTLRRPDGGMLPPWTPGAHIDVLLDGDADGLVRQYSLCGHPAERGVWQIAVLREPKGRGGSAYVHDHLREGSTVRVRGPRNNFPLRPATRHLFVAGGVGITPILPMVEAAEAAGADWSLLYGGRTRTSMAFLDRLAPHGDRVLVRPQDEYGLLDLAAHLGVPKEGTLVHACGPEPLLRAVQERCAGWPPGTLGVERFAPVAPTETGAAAAFELELARSGLTLTVPPDRSVLETVEKAGVTVDFSCREGTCGTCETDVLDGTPDHRDALLTEDERAAGDTMLICVSRSCGPRLVLDL; encoded by the coding sequence ATGAACGACCAACTGCCCCCGGCCCCGACCACCCTCACGGTGGCCGCCCGCACCCTCGCCGCCGACGGCGTCGTCTCCCTCACCCTGCGCCGCCCCGACGGCGGCATGCTGCCCCCCTGGACGCCCGGCGCCCACATCGACGTCCTCCTGGACGGCGACGCCGACGGCCTGGTCCGTCAGTACTCCCTGTGCGGACACCCGGCCGAACGCGGGGTCTGGCAGATCGCCGTGCTCCGCGAGCCGAAGGGCCGCGGCGGTTCCGCGTACGTCCACGACCACCTGCGTGAAGGCTCCACCGTGCGGGTCCGCGGACCGCGGAACAACTTCCCGCTGCGGCCGGCCACCCGCCATCTGTTCGTCGCCGGCGGCGTCGGCATCACGCCCATCCTTCCCATGGTCGAGGCCGCCGAGGCCGCGGGGGCCGACTGGAGTCTGCTGTACGGCGGCCGCACCCGGACTTCCATGGCCTTCCTGGACCGCCTCGCCCCGCACGGAGACCGGGTGCTCGTGCGTCCGCAGGACGAGTACGGCCTCCTGGACCTCGCCGCCCACCTTGGCGTGCCCAAGGAGGGCACCCTGGTGCACGCCTGCGGTCCCGAGCCCCTGCTGCGGGCGGTGCAGGAGCGGTGCGCGGGCTGGCCGCCCGGCACGCTCGGCGTCGAACGGTTCGCCCCGGTCGCGCCGACGGAGACCGGTGCGGCCGCGGCCTTCGAGCTGGAGCTCGCCCGTTCCGGACTCACCCTCACCGTGCCGCCGGACCGTTCGGTGCTCGAGACCGTGGAGAAGGCCGGCGTCACGGTCGACTTCTCCTGCCGGGAAGGCACGTGCGGCACCTGCGAGACCGACGTACTGGACGGCACACCCGACCACCGCGACGCGCTGTTGACCGAGGACGAACGCGCCGCCGGCGACACCATGCTCATCTGCGTCTCCCGCTCGTGCGGGCCCCGTCTCGTCCTCGATCTCTGA
- a CDS encoding histidine phosphatase family protein: protein MTELLLVRHGLPVAGVFDPGLSPEGTAQAERLADWLGHEDLDALYVSPFQRARETVAPLERLTGMTATVLDDLREWDTDVSQPYTPPEQIGTGDPRAAALAEGRFEDFVPDLDRDAFRGRAVRAMDTILDAHPGGRVAAVCHGGITNTYLATVLGLPTMFWFHPGYTSVSRVRRMPGGRIVLHSVNETAHMIAERAVDPVA from the coding sequence ATGACCGAACTCCTCCTCGTCCGGCACGGCCTCCCCGTGGCGGGCGTCTTCGACCCGGGGCTGTCGCCGGAGGGCACCGCCCAGGCCGAACGCCTCGCCGACTGGCTGGGACACGAGGACCTCGACGCCCTGTACGTCAGCCCGTTCCAGCGGGCCCGCGAGACCGTGGCGCCCCTGGAACGGCTCACCGGCATGACGGCCACCGTCCTCGACGACCTGCGCGAGTGGGACACGGACGTGTCCCAGCCCTACACGCCACCCGAGCAGATCGGGACCGGTGACCCCCGGGCGGCGGCGCTCGCCGAGGGACGCTTCGAGGACTTCGTGCCCGACCTGGACCGGGACGCCTTTCGCGGGCGGGCCGTGCGCGCCATGGACACCATCCTCGACGCCCATCCCGGCGGACGGGTCGCCGCCGTGTGCCACGGCGGCATCACCAACACCTATCTGGCGACGGTGCTCGGTCTGCCGACGATGTTCTGGTTCCACCCCGGCTACACCTCCGTCAGCCGGGTGCGGCGCATGCCGGGCGGCCGGATCGTCCTGCACTCGGTGAACGAGACCGCCCACATGATCGCCGAACGCGCCGTCGACCCCGTCGCCTGA
- a CDS encoding acetyl-CoA C-acyltransferase, translating to MPGSVIVAGARTPIGKLLGALSPLSAVDLGAHAIRAALAAVPLDPQAVQAVVMGHVVQAGAGPNPARQAAVLAGIPFSVPASTVNKLCPSGLHAIALADLMIASGRHEVVVAGGMESMSGAPHLLRGSRAGWKYGSNAVEDALDRDALVCAFDGVSMGAATERYQQPYALTRQEQDEYSALSHQRAARAQQSGALSEEIAPVTVSGHRDETVVDTDEGVRPGSTAETLGRLRPAFSGTGTITAGNSSQLSDGAAAVVVMSAERARREGLTPLAEIGAYGTVAGPDPSLLVQPAGAVRDALDRDGRLKTADLDLFEINEAFAGVALASVRELDIPLDRVNVNGGAIALGHPVGMTGARLVLTLAAELRRRGGGSGAAALCGGGGQGDALLLHVPTQA from the coding sequence ATGCCCGGATCCGTCATCGTCGCCGGAGCAAGGACGCCCATCGGCAAACTGCTGGGCGCCCTCAGCCCGCTGTCCGCCGTCGATCTCGGCGCCCACGCCATCCGCGCGGCTCTGGCCGCCGTCCCTCTGGACCCGCAGGCCGTGCAGGCCGTCGTGATGGGCCATGTGGTGCAGGCCGGCGCCGGCCCCAATCCCGCCCGGCAGGCCGCGGTGCTCGCCGGCATCCCCTTCTCCGTGCCGGCGAGCACCGTCAACAAGCTCTGTCCGTCCGGCCTGCACGCCATCGCCCTGGCCGACCTCATGATCGCCTCAGGCCGTCACGAGGTGGTCGTCGCGGGCGGCATGGAGTCCATGTCCGGCGCCCCGCACCTGCTGCGCGGATCACGCGCCGGCTGGAAGTACGGCTCGAACGCGGTCGAGGACGCCCTGGACCGGGATGCGCTGGTCTGCGCCTTCGACGGGGTCTCCATGGGCGCGGCCACCGAGCGCTACCAGCAGCCATACGCCCTGACCCGGCAGGAACAGGACGAGTACAGCGCGCTCTCCCATCAACGGGCCGCCCGCGCCCAGCAGTCGGGCGCGTTGTCCGAGGAGATCGCCCCCGTCACGGTGTCCGGACACCGAGACGAGACGGTGGTGGACACCGACGAGGGCGTACGACCGGGAAGCACCGCCGAGACCCTGGGCCGCCTGCGGCCGGCCTTCTCCGGCACGGGCACCATCACCGCCGGCAACTCCTCCCAGCTCTCCGACGGCGCAGCGGCCGTCGTCGTGATGAGCGCGGAGCGAGCCCGGCGGGAGGGCCTGACACCACTCGCCGAGATCGGGGCCTACGGCACGGTCGCGGGCCCCGACCCCTCACTGCTCGTCCAGCCGGCCGGCGCCGTCCGCGACGCCCTGGACCGGGACGGCCGGCTGAAGACCGCCGACCTGGACCTGTTCGAGATCAACGAGGCGTTCGCCGGAGTGGCCCTGGCTTCCGTACGCGAGCTGGACATCCCGCTGGACAGGGTGAACGTCAACGGCGGAGCGATCGCGCTCGGACACCCGGTCGGCATGACCGGAGCCCGGCTGGTGCTGACCCTCGCGGCGGAACTGCGCCGACGCGGAGGCGGCAGCGGAGCGGCTGCCCTGTGCGGGGGCGGCGGTCAGGGTGACGCGCTGTTGCTGCATGTACCGACGCAGGCCTGA